From a single Candidatus Nanopelagicales bacterium genomic region:
- a CDS encoding NAD-dependent succinate-semialdehyde dehydrogenase codes for MPSSLGDLAAPAELFIDGTWRAASDGATIAVHDPATEEVIARVPDATDVDVDAALASTAAGFDTWRRVGAWERSAILRRMAEIIRDDLDRYAAVMTAELSKPLAQSRAEVLSAADQFDWYADEARRVYGRTVPAHSTDMRITVIREPIGPVAAFAPWNFPSLLPARKIAPALAVGCSIIVMPAVEAPLSGLLFAEAAQRAGLPDGVITMLTGDPARISARLLASSVIRKVSLTGSVPVGILLAEQSARTLKSVSMELGGHAPVLVFPDADIDAAARAAALGKFRNAGQVCISASRFLVHESVVTRFTEAFVDQARQLNVGPGTDPRADMGPLGSAKRLAAMEDLVADAVDKGATVTLGGSRMEEFQAGFFFAPTVLTDVSDDMTVMTEEPFGPVAPITSFASFDEAVARANSTPYGLAGFVYTRDLALAHRAAEALEVGMVGVNHLTIATAEAPFGGVKYSGYGREGGTEGIDAYTHAKYINMLLPENPNMLLPENPNMLLPENPQ; via the coding sequence ATGCCTTCATCACTGGGAGACCTCGCGGCACCCGCCGAACTGTTCATCGACGGGACCTGGCGCGCGGCCTCCGACGGCGCCACGATCGCCGTGCACGACCCCGCGACAGAAGAGGTCATCGCCCGGGTGCCCGACGCCACGGACGTCGACGTCGACGCTGCGCTCGCCAGCACTGCCGCCGGATTCGACACGTGGCGTCGCGTGGGCGCCTGGGAACGATCGGCGATTCTGCGCAGGATGGCCGAGATCATCCGCGACGATCTGGACCGCTACGCGGCGGTCATGACCGCTGAGTTGTCCAAACCGCTGGCACAGTCCCGGGCCGAGGTTCTCTCCGCCGCCGACCAGTTCGACTGGTACGCCGATGAGGCCCGTCGCGTATACGGCCGCACAGTGCCGGCCCACTCCACCGACATGCGGATCACGGTGATCCGGGAACCCATCGGGCCCGTGGCGGCGTTCGCGCCCTGGAACTTCCCCTCACTACTGCCCGCGCGCAAGATCGCGCCCGCCCTGGCCGTCGGCTGCTCGATCATCGTCATGCCCGCAGTCGAAGCGCCGCTGTCCGGGCTCCTGTTCGCCGAGGCCGCCCAGCGGGCGGGGCTTCCCGATGGTGTCATCACCATGCTCACCGGCGATCCTGCGCGGATCTCGGCGCGGCTACTCGCCTCGTCGGTCATCCGCAAGGTGTCGCTCACCGGGTCCGTACCGGTGGGGATCCTCCTTGCCGAGCAGTCCGCCCGCACCCTGAAATCGGTGAGCATGGAGTTGGGTGGTCACGCTCCGGTCCTCGTCTTCCCGGACGCGGATATCGATGCTGCCGCCCGGGCCGCTGCCCTGGGCAAGTTCCGCAACGCGGGTCAGGTCTGCATCTCGGCGAGCCGGTTCCTCGTGCATGAATCCGTCGTCACGCGCTTCACCGAAGCCTTCGTCGACCAGGCTCGACAACTGAACGTGGGTCCCGGCACGGATCCCCGAGCGGACATGGGTCCCCTGGGTTCCGCCAAGCGACTGGCAGCCATGGAAGACCTCGTGGCGGACGCTGTCGACAAGGGAGCGACCGTGACCCTGGGGGGCTCTCGCATGGAGGAGTTCCAGGCAGGCTTCTTCTTCGCCCCGACCGTGCTCACCGACGTCTCGGACGACATGACCGTCATGACCGAGGAGCCGTTCGGGCCCGTGGCCCCGATCACGTCGTTCGCGTCGTTCGACGAGGCTGTCGCCCGCGCGAACTCCACTCCCTACGGACTGGCCGGTTTCGTCTACACCCGAGACCTGGCGCTGGCTCACCGCGCGGCGGAGGCACTCGAGGTCGGGATGGTCGGCGTGAACCACCTGACGATCGCAACGGCCGAGGCGCCTTTCGGTGGCGTCAAGTACTCCGGTTACGGGCGAGAGGGTGGCACTGAGGGAATCGATGCGTACACCCACGCGAAGTACATCAACATGCTCCTGCCGGAGAACCCGAACATGCTCCTGCCTGAGAACCCGAACATGCTCCTGCCGGAGAACCCGCAGTGA
- a CDS encoding dihydroxy-acid dehydratase, whose amino-acid sequence MDRGLTSYGDEGFSRFLRRAFLASAGFDDSDLDRPVVGIADTSSDYTTCHREMPQLIEAVRRGVLEAGGLPFVFPTMSLPEPSRGRRGRTRSAWA is encoded by the coding sequence GTGGATCGCGGGCTGACTTCCTACGGTGACGAGGGATTCAGCCGTTTCCTGCGCCGCGCCTTCCTCGCGTCCGCCGGCTTCGACGACTCCGACCTCGACCGTCCTGTCGTGGGTATCGCGGACACCAGCAGCGACTACACGACCTGTCATCGCGAGATGCCCCAGCTCATCGAAGCGGTTCGCCGCGGCGTCCTCGAAGCCGGTGGCCTGCCGTTCGTGTTCCCCACGATGTCGCTGCCCGAGCCGAGCCGAGGGCGCCGAGGTCGAACGAGATCGGCATGGGCCTGA
- a CDS encoding SDR family oxidoreductase — protein MPDDLLGEMVVACIVPIEGTELSAAEIIAFVKQEIASFKVPRRVLFFTDGDYALTGNKRSSRAPCANWRSSGWRRNRRVRPAASGGRRTMEGRLNGKVIVVAGAGGIGDELARRYASEGASVVLGDIDSRRAIGTAEAFSGAGLKVAGTRLDGADGESIAAIVSLAQSRFGGLDGFHANYAGFNEGNSLNDVTTIPMDDFDEVWNVSARGFVLCTRHADPGDAEARRWFHRLYEFGRCLHGRGSAAGLCDEQGRAHGAGPPCRAAVQSAGHPRQCDLPRRCFAPKVRGAYPGGSCRGIREGNSRRSPGQAV, from the coding sequence GTGCCCGACGATCTGCTGGGCGAGATGGTGGTCGCATGCATTGTGCCGATCGAGGGAACCGAGCTTTCGGCAGCGGAGATCATTGCCTTCGTGAAGCAGGAAATCGCCAGCTTCAAGGTACCGCGCCGGGTGCTGTTCTTCACCGACGGGGATTATGCGCTGACCGGCAACAAAAGGTCAAGTCGAGCACCGTGCGCGAACTGGCGGTCAAGCGGCTGGAGGCGAAATCGGCGGGTTAGGCCGGCCGCAAGCGGCGGGAGACGGACGATGGAAGGCAGATTGAACGGCAAGGTGATCGTCGTCGCGGGGGCTGGCGGCATCGGCGATGAACTGGCGCGGCGTTATGCCTCCGAAGGCGCCTCGGTGGTGCTGGGCGACATTGACAGCAGAAGGGCAATCGGCACCGCCGAAGCCTTTTCCGGGGCGGGGTTGAAAGTCGCCGGCACGAGGCTTGACGGCGCCGACGGGGAATCCATCGCGGCAATCGTCTCGCTCGCGCAATCGCGCTTCGGCGGGCTCGATGGCTTCCACGCCAACTATGCCGGCTTCAACGAAGGAAATTCGCTGAACGACGTTACCACCATCCCGATGGACGACTTCGACGAGGTCTGGAACGTGAGCGCGCGCGGTTTCGTGCTGTGCACGCGCCATGCCGATCCCGGCGATGCTGAAGCGCGGCGGTGGTTCCATCGTCTATACGAGTTCGGACGCTGCCTTCATGGGCGAGGAAGTGCGGCTGGCCTATGCGATGAGCAAGGTCGCGCTCACGGCGCTGGCCCGCCATGTCGCGCGGCGGTTCAGTCCGCAGGGCATCCGCGCCAATGTGATCTGCCCCGGCGTTGTTTCGCACCCAAGGTTCGCGGAGCATATCCCGGCGGAAGTTGCCGAGGCATTCGCGAAGGCAACTCTCGTCGGTCGCCTGGGCAGGCCGTGTGA
- a CDS encoding AMP-binding protein, whose translation MAAASARKLHVGILMTNRPEFIASLFGIALAGGVPVALRSTFSTPNELDYMLKASQISLLLFEQHVLKKDFHAMIAGLEPAIAQGEPATASDRFPFLRHLVSVGGVPGRRQSAGAPRRAERWSGGTVSLRRGAGIGDTQLFARAVRWCPAILAASSFHPEPPACPRASSIRSAPSPSSGGAGRALSRCASRCRGWTGNGFFWSGNISMVAGSAFSTGGAVILQRYFDETEALELIEKERIAFINGRPHQWARFQAAPNWASADLSSLKYIPRGEMIWEHPTVNTDWRVPFAFGTTDDDGVHRLCCGYAARGLPRQRRSAASRQCDEDRRSDVGRDPAARPEGRDVHQGADADQGYLGKAPRSASTPRGTRILHRRRRPSRCAGALLLGWTADRHDQDRRRQCLFTPVEVDDVIVSSLASSTARRWACPTICWARWWSHALCRSREPSFRQRRSLPS comes from the coding sequence TTGGCAGCGGCGTCGGCAAGGAAACTTCACGTCGGCATCCTGATGACCAACCGACCGGAATTCATCGCCTCGCTGTTTGGAATCGCGCTTGCGGGCGGTGTGCCGGTGGCGCTAAGAAGCACCTTCTCGACGCCGAATGAGCTCGACTACATGCTCAAGGCCTCGCAGATTTCGCTGCTGCTGTTCGAACAGCATGTGTTGAAGAAGGACTTCCACGCGATGATCGCCGGGCTGGAACCGGCGATCGCGCAGGGCGAACCGGCTACGGCATCGGACCGCTTCCCCTTCCTGCGCCACCTCGTCTCGGTCGGCGGCGTGCCAGGGCGACGCCAATCCGCTGGAGCTCCACGCAGGGCGGAGCGGTGGAGCGGTGGGACGGTTTCCTTGAGGCGCGGGGCCGGAATCGGCGACACGCAGCTATTCGCCCGGGCCGTTCGGTGGTGCCCAGCGATCCTGGCGGCGTCTTCTTTTCATCCGGAACCACCAGCCTGCCCAAGGGCATCGTCCATTCGCAGCGCGCCTTCACCATCCAGTGGTGGCGCTGGCCGCGCACTTTCGCGATGCGCGAGCCGGTGTCGCGGCTGGACCGGCAATGGCTTCTTCTGGTCGGGCAATATCTCGATGGTCGCGGGCAGCGCCTTTTCCACTGGCGGCGCGGTGATCCTGCAGCGCTACTTCGACGAGACCGAGGCGCTGGAGCTGATCGAGAAGGAGCGCATTGCCTTCATCAACGGCCGCCCGCACCAATGGGCACGCTTTCAGGCCGCACCCAACTGGGCGAGCGCCGACCTGTCCAGCCTGAAGTACATCCCGCGCGGCGAGATGATCTGGGAGCATCCCACGGTGAACACCGACTGGCGCGTGCCCTTTGCCTTCGGCACCACCGACGATGACGGTGTGCACCGGCTATGCTGCGGATACGCCGCCCGAGGTCTACCTCGCCAGCGCCGGTCCGCCGCTTCCCGGCAATGTGATGAAGATCGTCGATCCGATGTCGGGCGCGATCCTGCCGCTCGGCCAGAAGGGAGAGATGTGCATCAAGGGGCCGACGCTGATCAGGGCTATCTCGGCAAGGCCCCGAGGAGTGCTTCGACGCCGAGGGGTACCCGTATATTGCACAGGCGACGGCGGCCATCGAGATGCGCAGGGGCGCTTCTTCTGGGATGGACGGCTGACCGACATGATCAAGACCGGCGGCGCCAATGTCTCTTTACCCCGGTCGAGGTGGATGACGTCATCGTGAGTTCCCTGGCGTCAAGCACAGCCAGACGGTGGGCGTGCCCGACGATCTGCTGGGCGAGATGGTGGTCGCATGCATTGTGCCGATCGAGGGAACCGAGCTTTCGGCAGCGGAGATCATTGCCTTCGTGA
- a CDS encoding alcohol dehydrogenase catalytic domain-containing protein has translation MAKVAKLQSGKGVDTLNIIDAPIPDPGPGEALVRLHAATLNFRDLIMARGLIPGIAKEPELIPLSCGAGAVVSVGSGVTRVKAGDRVSPIFTLGWISGEQKSYEMLGGSVDGVARQYAVFPAESLVRNPDELGDL, from the coding sequence ATGGCGAAGGTTGCGAAACTCCAGAGCGGAAAGGGCGTCGATACGCTCAACATTATCGATGCGCCGATCCCCGATCCCGGGCCGGGCGAGGCGCTGGTGCGGCTGCATGCGGCGACGCTCAACTTCCGCGACCTGATCATGGCCAGGGGGTTGATCCCCGGCATCGCGAAGGAACCGGAGCTGATCCCGCTGTCCTGCGGCGCGGGCGCGGTGGTTTCGGTGGGCAGCGGCGTCACCCGGGTGAAGGCCGGAGACCGCGTCAGCCCGATCTTCACGCTGGGCTGGATCAGCGGCGAACAGAAAAGTTACGAAATGCTGGGCGGTTCGGTCGATGGCGTTGCCCGGCAATATGCCGTGTTCCCAGCCGAAAGCCTGGTCCGCAATCCCGACGAGCTGGGCGATCTCTGA